A region of the Kineococcus endophyticus genome:
AGCTGCGGGAACTGCGCGAACTGCGCGAGGCCCTCGAACCGGCTGCGGCGCAGTCGGCGGCGCGCCGCGCCGACGCACCGACGCGTGCTCGCCTGCGGGAACTCGCCGCCGCCTTCGCCGCCCGCCCCGGCGAGTTCGCGCACCTGGACGCCGAACTCCACGACACGGTGTCGAGGGCGTGCGGGAACCCCATGGTCGTCTCGCTCGGCGCGGTGGTCGCGCTCGCCGTCCACGACCGTGCGGGCGTCCCTCCGCGGGCCCACGACGTGCGGTTGCACGCCGACCTGGCCCGCGCCGTCGCCGACGGCGAC
Encoded here:
- a CDS encoding FadR/GntR family transcriptional regulator, which codes for MSSPAFRRVLDHDGAAVVGGDLPVGARTSVEALVEETLASRSIVREATRVLVALGLLTAGPRIGLVVQPAGNWNLLDPHVVRWRLAGPDRAAQLRELRELREALEPAAAQSAARRADAPTRARLRELAAAFAARPGEFAHLDAELHDTVSRACGNPMVVSLGAVVALAVHDRAGVPPRAHDVRLHADLARAVADGD